One Microbacterium marinum genomic window, GACGCGCCGGGGCGAGTCAGAGACTTCGCACAAAGCTCTGACTCCACGGTCTTACACAATCCCTACGCAAAACCGAACTCTATGCGAAAGCCATGGCCCGCGATCCCAGTGTTTCCAAGGGAGGGCCGGGGCATTAATGGCGGAGACGGAGGGATTTGAACCCTCGGTCCCCGTGAGGGGACTCCACCTTAGCAGGGTGGTGCACTAGGCCTGACTATGCGACGTCTCCAGGCATCCGACGCGCGGATGCACCCCGCAAGCATAACCGTTCGACGCGGTGACGCCGAACCGGCGATCACTGCTCCGCGACGGTGCAGGTGACCTGGTTGGCGGACTGACCCGTGATCTCCGACGGCAGGTCGACGGCCTCGCCCGTCTCGGTCGGCGTGGGGGTCTCCTCGGCGTCGGGCGTCTCACCCGCGTCCGGAGCCTCCGATGACGGCGCCTCTGCGCTCTCCGTGGGGGCCGGCGTGCTGGTCTCGGTGGGCGTCGGCTTCTCGGCCTCGCCGACGACCTCGACACCGTTGCCGCCACTCGCGTTGCCGGTCACGCGGATCGGCTTGTTCTCTTCGAGTGCGGTGAAGAGCACGTCCGCCGCCGAGGTCACCGGCAGCACACGGCCACCACCGGGCGCGTACACGGTCGGGTACTGCACGAACACGATGTCCTCGTAGGGCACATCGGCCACTGCCATCGCGATCTGCACCATCCGCTGCGGGTTGGTGAGCGATTCGCTGAGCACGAGCTGCTTCTCGTTCACCTGGCGCACGGCGGTGTTCGCGAGGTTCAGGAGCGTCGAGTAGTTCGACAGCACCTCGCCGGACTGGAGCTTGCGCACCAGGGAGCTCATGAACTGCTGCTGGTTCGAGATGCGGCCGAGGTCGGATCCGTCTCCGATTCCGTGACGGATGCGGAGGAACTGCAGGGCTTCGGCACCGACCAGGGTGTTCTCGCCCGCCTTCAGCGAGAGGCCGGTGTGCCGGTCGGAGATGTCACTGCTGACGCAGACGTCGACGCCGCCGATGGCGTCGGACATGTTGATCACACCGGTCCATCGAATGGATGCCGCGAACTGGATGTCGATCCGGGTGAGTTCTTCCACGGTCGAGACGGTGCACCCGAGGCCGCCGTACATGTA contains:
- a CDS encoding LCP family protein, translated to MSAQPEAKASKFRRQPVARHGVLSSPNPLVQVLTILGAMLAVVVVSVGAVGAFYVWDAARALGDSGVSIGDDGELPPHIGEIEGGVNMLVVGTDSCEGQDLKLFPRCADDDGGERNDVTMLVHISDEPRRVTVVSFPRDMIVPIPSCEDPETGGSYSAMSAQMINASYMYGGLGCTVSTVEELTRIDIQFAASIRWTGVINMSDAIGGVDVCVSSDISDRHTGLSLKAGENTLVGAEALQFLRIRHGIGDGSDLGRISNQQQFMSSLVRKLQSGEVLSNYSTLLNLANTAVRQVNEKQLVLSESLTNPQRMVQIAMAVADVPYEDIVFVQYPTVYAPGGGRVLPVTSAADVLFTALEENKPIRVTGNASGGNGVEVVGEAEKPTPTETSTPAPTESAEAPSSEAPDAGETPDAEETPTPTETGEAVDLPSEITGQSANQVTCTVAEQ